One segment of Fimbriimonadales bacterium DNA contains the following:
- a CDS encoding sugar ABC transporter ATP-binding protein — MPGIEVRSIVKDFPAVRALDDVSVRFAQGEVHGIIGENGAGKSTLMRILGGLESPTSGEIYIESNGKTQRVEFRNVRDSLRHGIAMIHQELNLVDDLTIAENVFLGTEPTKGGILQRARMHDATKHLLDRIGANFEPYIEVGKLSIAEKQLVEIAKALTYDASTLIMDEPTSVLSERETKNLFSLIKNLKSRGVSVIYISHRLAEVEEICDRITVLRDGKHIRTFPKGELTQTEMANLMVGRPLSDMFPTKVPFEKTRPALSVRALLGEGMREPVDFEIFPGEILGLAGLIGAGRTELAETIFGIRCILSGEISRHEARCAIRTAKDAMQNKIAYVSEDRKEKGLILNMDVVENITLANLSAYAKPILRFSEERKAAKEWTEKLDIRVPNLHAPVLYLSGGNQQKTSLAKWLDTKPEVLILDEPTRGVDIGAKREIYEIIHRLASEGMACILISSEMQELIGLCHRVLVMRGGRIVKELRGDDISESAIMTAAVGIEA, encoded by the coding sequence GTGCCTGGAATCGAAGTCCGCAGTATCGTCAAGGACTTCCCTGCTGTTCGCGCTCTGGACGACGTAAGCGTACGTTTCGCCCAGGGAGAAGTTCATGGAATAATCGGGGAAAACGGGGCGGGGAAAAGCACGCTGATGCGAATCTTGGGGGGGCTCGAAAGTCCGACCTCCGGCGAAATCTACATAGAAAGTAATGGGAAAACCCAGCGGGTCGAATTTCGAAACGTGCGCGATTCGCTGCGCCATGGCATAGCCATGATTCACCAAGAACTCAATTTAGTTGACGATTTAACGATTGCAGAAAACGTATTTTTAGGAACCGAGCCGACAAAAGGGGGAATCCTACAACGCGCTCGAATGCACGACGCAACGAAACATTTGCTCGACCGTATCGGAGCGAATTTCGAACCGTATATCGAGGTCGGCAAACTATCCATTGCAGAAAAACAACTCGTCGAAATCGCAAAAGCCCTTACCTACGACGCTTCTACGCTGATTATGGATGAACCGACATCGGTTCTCAGCGAACGCGAAACGAAGAATCTTTTTTCGCTTATCAAAAACCTGAAAAGTCGCGGCGTGAGCGTGATCTACATTTCTCATCGTCTCGCGGAAGTGGAAGAAATTTGCGATAGAATCACCGTTCTGCGCGACGGCAAACACATTCGTACATTTCCAAAAGGGGAATTGACACAGACCGAAATGGCAAATCTCATGGTGGGGCGCCCTTTGAGCGACATGTTTCCCACAAAAGTCCCGTTCGAGAAAACCCGTCCCGCTCTATCCGTTCGCGCTCTTTTGGGAGAGGGTATGCGAGAACCTGTCGACTTCGAAATCTTTCCGGGTGAGATTCTCGGATTGGCAGGTCTAATCGGTGCAGGGCGAACGGAACTCGCAGAAACGATTTTCGGAATCCGCTGCATTCTTTCTGGAGAAATCTCTCGTCATGAGGCAAGATGCGCCATTCGCACCGCTAAAGACGCCATGCAAAACAAAATCGCATACGTTTCGGAGGATCGAAAAGAAAAGGGATTGATCTTGAATATGGACGTTGTCGAAAACATCACCCTCGCCAATCTTTCCGCTTACGCAAAGCCTATCCTACGTTTCTCCGAAGAAAGAAAAGCAGCAAAAGAATGGACTGAGAAACTCGACATACGAGTTCCGAATTTACATGCTCCTGTGCTTTACTTGAGCGGGGGGAATCAACAAAAAACCTCTTTAGCGAAATGGTTAGACACGAAACCCGAAGTCCTCATTTTAGACGAGCCGACGCGCGGTGTGGATATCGGGGCGAAAAGAGAAATTTATGAAATCATCCATCGCCTTGCCTCCGAAGGAATGGCTTGCATTCTGATTTCCTCTGAAATGCAGGAATTGATTGGTTTATGTCATCGTGTACTCGTGATGAGGGGGGGAAGAATCGTGAAAGAACTTCGTGGGGATGATATCTCGGAATCGGCGATAATGACGGCAGCGGTGGGGATTGAGGCATAA
- a CDS encoding ABC transporter permease, whose protein sequence is MKILGTFLQRYGVLAAFLLLFAWNAFRDPGVFLQPENLRNLVNQNVGVGIIAIGMTLVIITGGIDLSVGSMLALAAALGITALNKTISLGYGESVACAIAAVVSIASGTLMGAFNGLLVAYGRIAPFVATLAGFAAYRSLCLALADGGEIRSQSTELFPSLVRGGIPLPLVNVSGGEPLMITWGIILFLLAALLAGFILNYLPYGRHAIATGSNERAAIYSAINIASTRWIAYTLLGFLTGIAAFTQASRMNSVASGSLGNLYELDAIAAVVIGGTSLRGGKGRIWGTVVGVLLLGIITNMLVVANVSVHWQGVVKGSVILAAVLLQREQKD, encoded by the coding sequence ATGAAAATTCTCGGCACGTTTCTTCAGCGATACGGAGTCCTTGCGGCGTTCCTTCTTCTTTTTGCATGGAATGCGTTTAGAGACCCTGGAGTTTTCCTACAACCGGAGAATCTTCGCAACCTCGTCAACCAAAACGTCGGCGTCGGAATCATCGCAATCGGAATGACACTCGTGATTATTACGGGGGGGATCGACCTTTCCGTCGGAAGCATGTTAGCGCTCGCTGCCGCGCTCGGAATCACCGCACTCAATAAAACGATATCTTTAGGATACGGAGAAAGCGTTGCGTGTGCGATTGCGGCAGTCGTTTCCATCGCTTCGGGTACGTTGATGGGGGCATTCAATGGGTTATTGGTCGCGTACGGGCGCATTGCTCCTTTCGTAGCGACCCTCGCAGGTTTTGCGGCATATCGCTCGCTGTGTCTTGCGCTCGCCGATGGAGGAGAAATTCGTTCTCAAAGCACAGAACTTTTTCCGTCTTTGGTGCGCGGAGGGATTCCCTTGCCGCTCGTAAATGTCAGCGGGGGGGAGCCATTGATGATTACGTGGGGCATCATTCTTTTCCTATTAGCCGCATTGTTGGCCGGATTCATATTGAACTATTTGCCGTACGGACGTCATGCGATTGCGACGGGTAGTAACGAGCGCGCAGCAATTTACAGCGCCATCAACATCGCAAGCACACGATGGATTGCCTATACCCTTTTAGGATTCCTCACCGGCATTGCTGCATTCACGCAAGCGAGTCGCATGAATTCCGTCGCTTCCGGTTCTCTCGGAAATCTTTATGAACTGGATGCGATTGCCGCCGTAGTCATCGGCGGCACGAGTTTGCGGGGGGGCAAAGGTCGAATTTGGGGAACCGTCGTCGGGGTTCTTCTTTTGGGCATCATCACGAATATGCTCGTAGTCGCCAACGTTTCTGTGCATTGGCAAGGCGTCGTAAAAGGCTCGGTCATCCTCGCTGCCGTACTTTTACAAAGAGAGCAGAAAGACTAA
- a CDS encoding ABC transporter substrate-binding protein, with protein sequence MHSRFMNGIIMSLLAALFFAGCGKPAGSPPTGSSGIARNLKIGISVPAADHGWTAGVIWWAKEAMKLYPDVEWTLATAENPDKQIKDLETMMTQGLDAIVVLATESAPITPVAEEIKKRGILLVNVDRGFTKPVADLFIEGDNKAFGRKSAEFIVNKLNGKGKIVILEGIPSTVNTDRVEAAMEVFKRHPGIEILDRQTGMWNRQKALDVMQTILLKHPKIDAVWAADDDMALGAEQAIKEAGREKEMWILGGAGMKDIVKRVMESDPLYPADITYPPSMIAVGVHEAVSILRDGNREKILQFMPKHILIDVELITPENAKDYYFPDSVF encoded by the coding sequence ATGCACTCACGATTCATGAATGGCATTATCATGTCCTTGCTCGCTGCGCTTTTCTTCGCGGGGTGTGGGAAGCCAGCGGGTTCGCCCCCGACTGGCTCGAGCGGCATTGCTCGAAATCTGAAAATCGGCATTTCCGTTCCCGCAGCGGACCACGGATGGACTGCTGGTGTGATTTGGTGGGCGAAGGAGGCGATGAAACTTTATCCCGACGTCGAATGGACGCTCGCTACTGCCGAAAACCCAGACAAGCAAATCAAAGACCTCGAAACGATGATGACGCAAGGGTTGGACGCGATTGTCGTTCTTGCGACCGAAAGCGCACCCATCACTCCTGTGGCTGAGGAAATAAAAAAACGAGGAATCCTGCTCGTCAATGTAGACCGCGGTTTTACTAAACCCGTTGCAGACCTTTTCATCGAAGGCGATAACAAAGCGTTCGGACGGAAATCTGCAGAATTCATCGTGAACAAACTCAACGGCAAAGGAAAGATCGTGATATTGGAGGGCATTCCGAGCACAGTGAATACCGACCGCGTAGAGGCGGCGATGGAAGTTTTCAAAAGACACCCTGGAATCGAAATCTTAGATCGACAAACAGGGATGTGGAATCGTCAAAAAGCGCTCGACGTGATGCAAACGATTTTGCTCAAGCATCCGAAGATCGATGCCGTCTGGGCAGCGGACGACGATATGGCTTTAGGTGCGGAGCAAGCGATCAAAGAGGCTGGACGCGAAAAAGAGATGTGGATTTTAGGGGGGGCAGGAATGAAGGACATCGTGAAGCGCGTGATGGAAAGCGATCCGCTTTATCCCGCCGACATCACCTATCCGCCTTCCATGATTGCTGTCGGAGTTCATGAAGCAGTTTCGATTCTGCGCGATGGCAACCGCGAAAAAATTCTCCAATTCATGCCGAAGCACATTTTGATCGACGTGGAACTGATTACGCCGGAGAACGCGAAAGATTATTATTTTCCCGATTCGGTGTTTTGA
- a CDS encoding DUF1080 domain-containing protein has product MCGLTFIALVFSSNMTTDYAYQYGVREETPPNTLTQREKSEGYRLLFDGKTTRGWRGWKRATVPKAWGVRDGALALVPGEDGGDLCTLEEFDNFELRLEWKIEPGGNSGIFYRATEDHGGAAETGPEFQILDDERHPNGKTPETSAGAAYALYAPTKKVVKPAGEWNYVRIIANGNRVEHWMNGVKIVEYEIGSEDWKARVSKSKFASLPEFGRKPKGRIVFQDHGYKVWFRSIRIKKL; this is encoded by the coding sequence ATGTGTGGATTGACATTCATTGCTCTTGTTTTTTCTTCGAACATGACAACGGATTACGCCTATCAATATGGCGTTAGAGAAGAAACCCCTCCGAACACTTTGACGCAAAGGGAAAAGAGCGAAGGTTATAGGTTGCTTTTCGACGGGAAAACGACGAGGGGTTGGAGAGGATGGAAACGCGCGACGGTACCGAAAGCATGGGGAGTTCGTGATGGCGCTCTGGCGCTCGTACCCGGTGAAGACGGGGGGGATTTATGTACGCTCGAGGAGTTCGACAACTTCGAATTGCGTTTAGAATGGAAAATCGAGCCAGGGGGCAATAGCGGAATCTTTTACCGTGCCACCGAGGATCATGGGGGGGCTGCCGAAACGGGTCCTGAATTCCAAATTCTCGATGACGAGCGTCACCCGAATGGCAAGACTCCGGAAACTTCCGCTGGTGCGGCATATGCTCTTTACGCTCCTACGAAGAAGGTCGTGAAACCGGCAGGCGAATGGAACTACGTTCGGATTATTGCGAATGGCAACCGAGTTGAGCATTGGATGAACGGCGTAAAAATCGTAGAGTACGAAATCGGCTCGGAGGATTGGAAGGCTCGAGTATCGAAGAGCAAATTCGCCTCGTTACCGGAATTCGGGAGGAAACCAAAAGGTCGGATTGTCTTCCAGGACCATGGGTATAAAGTCTGGTTTCGGAGTATTCGAATTAAGAAGTTGTGA